The following coding sequences are from one Bradyrhizobium sp. 200 window:
- a CDS encoding ABC transporter permease: MTCAGSAARIGLLVITWVVRLVSVILVIATFNFVLVRAAPGDPAMVMAGQSGAADPKILDDLRKEYGLDKPYLIQLGTHLGRVLTFDLGYSYRQRRPVLDLILERLPATLLLTLTAFCLALLIGTTLGALAGLAAGSIVDTIFTVLSLLLYATPVFWLGLMLVLVFSVTLGWLPPFGYETINAKLSATERVFDIGKHMIMPVMSLAAIYLAIYARLMRSSIIEVSHQDFIKTARAKGLAGPRIVVGHMLRNALVPVVTVAGMQAGALVGGAVVIETVFAWPGLGRLTFEAVLQRDYPVLLGIFLILSIIVIALNLVTDLIYRLIDPRMTTGAA; this comes from the coding sequence GTGACCTGCGCCGGGAGCGCCGCACGTATCGGGCTCTTGGTGATTACCTGGGTCGTGCGGCTCGTGTCCGTGATCCTGGTGATCGCGACCTTCAACTTTGTGCTCGTCCGCGCAGCACCGGGCGACCCGGCCATGGTCATGGCAGGGCAATCGGGCGCGGCCGATCCCAAGATTCTCGACGATCTGCGCAAGGAATACGGGCTCGACAAGCCCTATCTCATACAGCTCGGCACGCATCTCGGACGCGTGCTTACCTTCGACCTCGGTTATTCCTATCGTCAGCGCCGGCCGGTGCTCGACCTCATCCTCGAGCGCCTGCCGGCGACGCTGCTGCTCACGCTGACGGCATTCTGCCTCGCGCTCCTGATCGGCACGACGCTCGGAGCGCTTGCGGGTCTGGCGGCCGGAAGCATCGTCGATACGATCTTCACGGTGCTCTCGCTGCTGCTTTACGCCACGCCCGTGTTCTGGCTCGGGCTGATGCTCGTCCTCGTCTTCTCGGTAACGCTCGGCTGGCTGCCGCCGTTCGGCTACGAGACTATCAATGCGAAGCTCTCGGCGACCGAGCGCGTCTTCGACATCGGCAAGCACATGATCATGCCGGTCATGTCGCTCGCGGCTATCTATCTCGCGATCTACGCCCGCCTGATGCGCTCCTCGATCATCGAGGTCTCCCACCAGGATTTCATCAAGACGGCGCGCGCCAAGGGCCTCGCCGGCCCGCGCATCGTCGTTGGACACATGCTGCGCAACGCGCTGGTGCCGGTCGTGACAGTCGCCGGCATGCAGGCCGGCGCGCTCGTCGGCGGTGCGGTCGTGATCGAGACGGTCTTCGCCTGGCCCGGCCTCGGCCGGCTCACCTTCGAGGCCGTGCTCCAGCGCGACTATCCAGTGCTTCTCGGCATCTTCCTGATCCTGTCCATCATCGTGATTGCGCTCAACCTCGTGACCGACCTGATCTATCGCCTGATCGATCCGCGCATGACGACGGGAGCGGCCTGA
- a CDS encoding ABC transporter substrate-binding protein, with the protein MNRREFTAAMLAASAAIPLGITRAAGQTKGGTLNTIIQPEPPILVTAFNQQQPTLTLGGKIYESLLKYGADLKPMPGMAQSWEVSPDGLTYTFKLFPGITFHDDKPMTSEDVVFSCMKVLTETHPRARQNFARVASAEAPDPLTVVFKLKQPFAPFLGCFDCTSAPIVPKHIYEGTDFRKNPMNDKAIGTGPFKLKEWVRGSHVHLVRHDGYYRKDEPHLDEIIYRIIPDSASRALALENGTVQLVQWSDVEFFDVQRFKSQKNLEYTTKGYEYFAPHQWLEMNNRIAPMNDKRFRQAVMHLIDRDAMNKRVYFGNAKIATGPISSKTRFYDANVKRYEFSVEKATALLDEMGLKPGANGKRAEIKYIVPPYGEVYQRAGEFFRQSFSKAGIDLVLVGTDMAGWAEKVGNWDYEMTQNLLYQLGDPALGVARTYISSNIKKGILFSNTQGYSNPEVDKLFEEAAVALDETKRQELYSKVQQILVEEVPVAWTLELEYPIIYDKAFKNIVTTGIGSHETFGTVYKS; encoded by the coding sequence ATGAACAGGCGCGAATTCACTGCTGCAATGCTGGCCGCCAGCGCGGCCATCCCGCTCGGCATCACCAGAGCAGCCGGTCAAACGAAGGGCGGCACGCTCAACACGATCATCCAGCCCGAACCACCGATCCTCGTGACGGCGTTCAACCAGCAGCAGCCGACCCTCACGCTCGGCGGCAAGATCTACGAGAGCCTCCTGAAATACGGCGCCGATCTGAAGCCGATGCCGGGTATGGCCCAATCGTGGGAGGTCTCACCTGACGGCCTCACCTACACGTTCAAGCTGTTCCCGGGCATCACCTTCCACGACGACAAGCCGATGACGTCCGAGGACGTTGTGTTTAGCTGCATGAAGGTGCTGACGGAGACCCATCCGCGCGCACGCCAGAACTTTGCGCGCGTCGCCTCCGCCGAGGCGCCCGATCCGCTGACCGTCGTCTTCAAGCTGAAGCAGCCTTTCGCACCCTTCCTCGGCTGCTTCGATTGCACCTCTGCCCCGATCGTGCCCAAGCACATCTACGAGGGAACCGACTTCCGCAAGAACCCGATGAACGACAAGGCGATCGGCACCGGTCCCTTCAAGCTGAAGGAATGGGTGCGCGGCTCGCATGTCCATCTGGTGCGGCATGACGGCTACTACCGCAAGGATGAACCTCACCTCGACGAGATCATCTACCGCATCATCCCGGATAGCGCCTCGCGGGCGCTGGCGCTCGAGAACGGCACGGTGCAGCTCGTGCAATGGTCCGACGTCGAGTTCTTCGACGTGCAGCGCTTCAAGTCGCAGAAGAATCTCGAATACACCACCAAGGGCTATGAGTATTTCGCGCCGCATCAGTGGCTCGAGATGAACAATCGCATCGCGCCGATGAACGACAAGCGCTTCCGGCAGGCGGTGATGCATCTGATCGACCGCGACGCGATGAACAAGCGTGTCTATTTCGGCAATGCCAAGATCGCGACCGGCCCGATCTCGTCGAAGACCCGTTTCTATGACGCCAACGTAAAGCGCTACGAATTCTCGGTCGAAAAAGCCACGGCGCTGCTCGACGAGATGGGTCTGAAACCCGGCGCCAACGGCAAGCGGGCCGAGATCAAGTATATCGTGCCGCCCTACGGCGAAGTCTATCAGCGCGCCGGCGAGTTCTTCCGCCAGAGTTTTTCCAAGGCCGGCATCGATCTCGTTCTCGTCGGCACCGACATGGCGGGCTGGGCCGAGAAGGTCGGCAACTGGGACTATGAGATGACCCAGAACCTGCTCTATCAGCTCGGTGATCCCGCACTAGGTGTTGCCCGCACCTACATCTCGTCGAACATCAAGAAGGGTATCCTGTTTTCGAACACCCAGGGCTATTCGAACCCCGAGGTGGACAAACTGTTCGAGGAGGCGGCCGTCGCACTCGACGAGACGAAGCGGCAGGAGCTTTATTCCAAGGTCCAGCAGATCCTCGTCGAGGAAGTTCCCGTCGCCTGGACACTGGAGCTCGAGTACCCCATCATCTACGACAAGGCGTTCAAGAACATCGTGACGACGGGGATCGGATCCCACGAGACCTTCGGCACGGTCTACAAATCGTGA